The genomic DNA GCGCATTCACTTCAGATCGAATTTGAAACTCATCACCATAAGTCAAACGGCCACTGGCCAATACAGTCGATTCAATGGGTTGCTCAATGACCGAAAAGGTTTGAACCGTATCGGGTTCGTCGGTTTTTTTATTGTTACCAAGATAAGATAAACCAACAACCGCCAGCACGATAATGACAACAAGTAAGAGCTTTTTCATATGGAATTTCCTTCAAAAATTCTTACAACGACATTAAGCCAAATTGAATCAACGCAGGTACCACACCAACAACCACCGCCGTAATTGGTTTACAGCGAGTCAGTACTTTAAAACCCAAACCATAAAGCACATAGGCCCACACAGTTCCTAATGTTAGCGTAGAAAGTACATTAAAGTTGGCATCATCGAAACTAAGCCCCATAATTGAAGCCACCGATGTTTTATCAAGCGCTTGAAACAATTCAAACCCAGGCGTAACCATCGCGTAAGATACCGCAATACTGATCAACGATATTAAGCTCGGCAAGCTACCCCATGCGACTACGGCCATCCATCGCCCAAAGCCAATTTTGTCTTCTGCGACCAACATCGACATTAAAAAGAAATAAAGCGCAATGATTAGATACACAACTAAGGTGGCGACGGCGCCTATACTGGCAGAGGACCACCGAATAATCGCTTCAGCTTGCAGTATTTGACTCAATTCTTCTGGATTAACTTCCTGTCCAGACATGATCATGCTGGCTTCCATAAACTGATATAAATCAATGCTAAGGAAGTACCAAAAAGACACTCCGGCGGTTGCGGCTACTAAGATCAGCAGTGGTATCCAAGCCGACAATGTGTTTTCTTTTATGCGGTTAAAAACCACGACTGGGCTGGCAAAAGTATCGACCAGACTGTTTAAATTACTCATTTATTTCTCCCTTTTCTGAGTTTTCTTTTAGTCTCACCTTATATTTTGTTAGCTAATAGTGCAGATGGTCATTTTTTAGGGCAAAAAAAAGGCTAAGTCGCAATTAATGCCCTTAGCCCTTTGAACGCAAGCTTTTTGCTGCGTATATTTTCTTCAGGTTACTTTAATGCGTTCATGGCCAGTTCGCTCACATCTGGTGACAAACCATCTGTAGAAACGATCATTTCTAAGGCTTGTTTCATGGGCACTCCGCGATCTTCAGTAAAGACGCGCCAGCTCTCCAACACCTTGGTGAAGCGTGCTGCAACTTGTGGGTTAACCTGATCAAGTTTCACAATTTGCTCCGCTATAAACTGATAATTACCAACCTCTCCAGCGTGAAACGCTTCAAAATTTGAGGCAAATGCCCCCAACACTGAACGTACTTTATTTGGATTGGTTAAATCAAACGCTTCATGCGCCATCAGCGCATTTGCTTGCGCAACATCAAAGCTTTTTTGCCCAGCGTTAAGTGCTAACCAAGTTTCAACCATTTGGGTATCGTCTTTCCACTGTCGGTAATAGTGTGTCAGAAGCTTCTCTGAGCGCTCTTGATCATCTGAAGACAGCACCGCTTGCAAGCCGTTGAGCCGATCCGATTGGTTTTCGGCTGCGCGGTACAATGCTTCCGCGAAGTTAATGGCCTCAACTTGACCTGAGCTCACCCAATAGGAAATAGCCGTGCCATGAAGCGCTCTTCGGCCCGCTTCTGCAGCGTTAAATTCATAAGGTTGAGCGCTGGCTAAACTATTCGCTAATTGCTGCCATTGCTCTGCAAAAGTAACTGCTATGTGGCGCTTCAACTTTTCTCTTGCAAAAGCCAGTGCTTGAGCATTTATCGGCGAGAACATTGTTCGCAATACCGCAAAACTTGGCAAAGTGATCATTTGCGCTTTAACAGCATCAACTAATGAACCATCGCCTAACGTCGCTTTTATCAATTCATCAACTGATTCTGGAATGGCACTATCAATATCAGCATTAAGCTTGCGGATAACCTCCACAAAAACAGATTGCAATGCATTGGTACGATTAAATGCATTGCTGTCTTTAGTAGCGAGCGTCATTTGATCTTGATCCGATAAAGCCATGTCTACAGTGACAGGCGCAGAAAAATCTCGGAAAAGGCTGGCAACCGGCTTAGCGTTTAAGCCACTAAACGTCACCACTGTTGTTGCTTCTTTTAGCAATAACACTGAGGTGTCAGAATTAAAGTCTCCGTCGCATGAGATCGGAAGCTCTTTTCCTTGTTCACTTAATAACGCCATTTTTACAGGAATAACAAACGGACGTTTTTCTGGCTGGTTTGGCGTTGGCCGACAACTTTGAGTAAACGTCAACTTGTATTGACCAGCGTTGGCATCAAAGCTTTCTTCAACCGCAACATTAGGTGTACCGGCTTGAACATACCAGCGCTTAAATTGAGTAAAATCATGCCCACTGACTTTTTCCATACAGCCTATGAAGTCATCTGTAGTAGCCGCTTGACCATCAAAAGTTTCAAAGTAGAGGTCTGTGCCTTGACGAAACAATGCCTCACCTAAGATGGTATGGATCATGCCAATTACTTCTGCGCCCTTCTCATAAACAGTGGCGGTGTAAAAGTTATTAATTTCTACGTATTCTTGAGGTTGAATCGGGTGCGCATTTGGACCGGCATCTTCTGAAAACTGGGCCGCTTTTAGCATGTCAACATCGCTGATGCGTTTCACGGTTGCGTTATGAGTATCAGCGGTAAATTGTGAATCGCGATAAACCGTTAAACCTTCTTTTAAGGTTAATTGAAACCAATCTCGACAGGTAACTCGGTTACCGCTCCAGTTATGAAAATACTCATGCGCAACAATCGCTTCAATTCGATCAAAACGATCATCGCTTGAAGTTTCAGGAGACGCTAACACAGCAGCGGAATTAAAAATATTAAGACCTTTATTTTCCATTGCTCCCATGTTGAAAAAGTCACTGGCTACAATCATAAAAATATCAAGATCGTATTCACGACCGTAGCGTTTTTCATCCCAAGCCATAGATCGCTTTAAGGAGTCGAGCGCGAAATCAGTTTTATGTGCATTGTGCGCTTCGGCAAATATACGTAACGATACTTCTCGCCCTGATTGAGTTACAAACACATCATCATGACGAACCAAGTCGCCTGCTACCGCGGCGAATAAATAAGAAGGCTTTGGAAACGGATCGTGCCACGTTGCAAAGTGACGTCCGCCCGCTAGCTCACCTTGCTCTACGGGGTTTCCGTTAGACAGCAATATTGGATATTGCTTTGCATCCGCTTCGATTCGTGTCGTAAATACAGACATTACATCTGGGCGATCTAAATAGAAGGTGATTTTTCGAAACCCTTCGGCTTCACATTGAGAACAAATCATGGTGCCCGACTGGTACAGACCTTCTAAAGATGTATTTTCATTAGGCTTAATGTGAGTAATGCTTTTAAATACAAACTCATCTTTGCCTGGCTGAACCGTAAGCAGCTCATCTTCGTATTGATAATCGGATTCGGTTAATACCAGTTCATCTAATTGTATTTGCTGTATTTGTTGATCTATGCCATTTAATTGTAAAACAGGGAAGCCCACTACTTCGGGATTTTTATGCATATGCAACGTTGATTCAACTTGCGTGTAGTTTTCAAAAATTTGAATCGTTAAATCTGTTTTTTTAATGGTGTAATCTGGCTTTTTATAATCTTTTAATCGAATAGTACGTGCAGTATCAGTTCTCATGAGGCCTACTTTTTATAGTTATAACGCTTATTAGTGTGCGTTTTATGTGATTAATATTTAATGATTTGGTTTTGCTTAATATAGATTGACTTGGTAACCACCGAAGCGTCGTATATTTATGACTCCGGTGTCTAAAATTAGGTACTGCCCCTTTATACCCAGCAAAGTCCCTTCCACATTAGGATCTTTATCAAAATTAAAGCTGGTGACTTTTTCAGGGTATTGCTGTACGGGAAATTCAAAGTTGAACGGATCTCCGTGACCCAACAATTGAACAGAAATAATGCCATGTTCTGCAATCAGCTCATCTAACTGAGGTCGCGCTAACTCAACTAAACGATCACGCTCTTGCGCTAAATCGAGTGTTTCTGCCGTACCCTTAAGCATGGTGCGCCAGTTTGTTTTGTCCGCAACGTGCTGCTTAAAAATCACTTCAACTAAGCCAGCTAATAAACGAGTAGACACGCGCGCGATGACCATAGCTTGAGTGGCACCTTGGTCTATCCATCGTGTGGGTATTTGACCGCCTCGAGTAATACCAACTTTTAATCCACTGGCATTCGATAAATAAACATAGTGCGACTGCATGCAGTTTCGCTCGCCCCATTCAGGCTCTCTGCATGTTCCTTGGTCGTAGTGACACTTCTCTGGCGACATAATACAAGCATCATTTTGCGCCAACGCCATAAAGTGTTTATAGCAGTAGCCTTGACCAAAACTTTTCTTGGTCACTTCATTACAATGCAAACAACGGATTTCACCCGTATGTTCTAAGCGTATTTTTTGGCCTATTTTTTCATTTAAAGGCACTTTATTTTCGCCCACCAGCAAGGTGTACTGCACGGGTAACGATTCGCTCCAGCGTACCGGCATTTTTCTTAGGAGTCCGCTGGCGATGGCATCAGAGCCTTGATGTGACGCAAACATATCCATTGTCATAAGCTAGCTTCCTGATCGTCGGTGACATCAACGGTCGGTATACTTTCACTGCTCGACTTACACGCTTGCTCTAAATAACCTGTGCGTTGATGCTCTGGAATATTATGGCTAATTTCATATTTTAACATTGCCTCTATGCACAAGCCTTTTTGCTCTTTAGTCAAAGCAACGCCGTTTGGCCAACGACCTAGCTCAACCGATTCACGTATGCGACTGTAGATATCGGGCGTCATATTCTGGGCGAGTTGATCAAAATTCATAGATCGGGGTCCTGTTCTTCATTTTCTACTTTACGACTCCAGCCTAACTTGTTACGGCAGATATCGTAATAATTATGCTCTGTTGGGTGAATTAACGTCAGCGTTTTGGGGTATTTGGTTATACGCAGTTCATCCCCCTGCTCCATTGTTAAATGGTTTTGGGCATCTAAGCTAACGTGTGGGGGTGTATCATTATAGTGATCGACTTTAATGGTAAGGTTTGATTCTGCACCAACAACTAAAGGCCGGTTGTTTAAGCTATGAGGGAACATCGGCACCAGTATTAATGCGTCCATACTTGGGTGCATTAATGGGCCGCCTGCACTCATAGCATAGGCTGTGGAACCGGTTGGCGTTGATACAATTAAACCATCGGAGCGCTGGTTGTACACAAACTGCCCGTTAATCTCTAGGTCAAACTCAATCATTCGTATCGATTTGCCAGGATGCAATACCACATCGTTTAATGCGCAGTTTTCACCCACGACCTTGCCATTGCGTATGATCTGAGCCAACAGTAAGAATCGATCTTCGGTATTAAACTCACCTTTAAAGACGTCACGCACTTGCCGATCCATTTGTGATGGCATTATGTCGGTGAGAAAGCCAAGGCGACCTCGGTTAACACCCAGCATGGGTACTTCAAATTGGGCGACATCGCGTGCAGCAGACAAGAAGGTGCCATCTCCGCCAACGACAATGATAAGATCGGCCCATTCACCAATATCTTGACGACTGGCTGCTTTGCCTTGAACCTTTGTGAGCACATTAGCAATTGAGTGTTCAATTTGGCATTCTTTATTGAGGTCTTGCAGCAACTGCATGAGCTTAGTGATCGATTTTTCAACACTTTGGCTGTCTAAACGCCCGAAAATACCGACCTTTGTAAACTGCATAACTTCATTGTTCGTTGTCATAGAGTCATAACACGTAAATAATATGCTCATAGCATACCAGAGGTAAGAAGTTGAACGAACCATTTGATGAACAGATCATTCTAAATGACTTAAGATGGGTCACCCAGGCACCATCACTGCTCAAGCCGCATATTCAAATATGGCCAAGCCATCAATTCGATGCCGACTCTCTTATTGCCAACATCAGTGAACAACAGATACAAGCGCTCATAGACGCACGGCAGCGAAAACTCGGAGGTTACTTTGAGCAGTTAGTTTTTACCCTATTCTCCTTAAACGATGAGTACCAAGTTTTGGCGTTTAATCAGGTGATAGACCACCAAGGCCGTACCTTAGGTGAAATGGATCTGTTACTTGAACACTCTGGCGGCGACATCATCCATTTAGAATTGGCTCTGAAGTTTTATCTATGGGCCGAATCGACACGACCAAGCGAACTGAACTGGGTGGGCGCTGGTCTAACCGACTTTTTCGCCCTTAAATTAGCCCGTTTAGCACACCACCAACTGCGGTTACCGAACCTCGCAATAGCCAACGGCAGCTGGCCAAAACTACCTAAGCCTAACCGCTCTATGTTGTGGATTCCAGGTAGGCTCTACCTTCCAAAAAACAAAAGACTGTGCCAAACCGAAACGCAATTTACAGACGCTCCTTGGCAAATAAACCCAGAGGCGCTAACGTCTTATTGGAGTGAAACTACGCAGCCAAAGCCATACCTTGCCTTAGTAAAAGGCGATTGGTTGCAAGGTGTTCCAACGCACGCAGAACGAGCTATGAGGCGATTTCAATTGCCAATGCAGTTTGCACAAGCGAATCATGCGCCCATATTTATTTTACCGAATAACTGGCAAAATGACGCAACCACCGTAATAGACAACAAACAAAGTAGCTATGACACCCTTACAAATAAGCAAAACCGTTCAGCACGACCAATACAATGAGTTAGATTGTTTGCGGATAAACAATTCCGCCGCTTGTGCCACCATTTTTTTACAGGGCGCGCACATAACCGAATACAGCAAAACGCAATCGAACAACCTGCTATTTGTCTCTAAAGCCGAGCCTTTTAAAGCAACTGAAGCCATTCGTGGCGGTATTCCTATTTGTTGGCCATGGTTTGGCCCTCACTCAACGCAAAGAAATGCACCGGCACATGGCTTTGCGCGCACACGCATATGGCAATACAGTTTGGTTCATGAAAGTGACCACAGAACCGACATTTTGTTTAAGCTTGAAACAGATGGACATGATATAGGATTCCCCTACAAAGCCACCGCTGAGCTGTTAATCAGTGTCGGTGAAACTCTGGCCATGTCTTTAACCACAACGAACTTGGGTGATGAACCCTTTGCGATAAGCCAAGCCATGCACAGCTATTTTGCGTGCGAAAATATTGCAACCGTCAAAGTTACTGGCTTAACTGGAGAGCAGGTATTAGACAATCGTAATGGCGCATGTAAACCGTTTCCAAGAGACTTTTCATTCTATCAAGAAACCGATTGGACGGTTCTCGATAAAGGCCAACCTATCCTTTTAAGCGGTACCGGTAGGCCTGCAATTCAATTGAATAGGCTCGGAAGCCGTTCTGTGGTGGTCTGGAATCCGTGGCTAGAAAAAGCATCGACTTTAAGCCACTTTCAACCTCAGGAATATCAATCAATGTTTTGCGTTGAAACCACCAATGCCGGAGATGACACTCGTTTGATCAAACCTAAGCAAGCCCATGCTTTGGCCATGGAAATACAAGAGATCAGTGCTTCGTGAAGCACGTTAATCATAGCCCACGCCTGTTGTCAGCTATTGATGATATTTTGTCGGCTTATCCTAATGGGGTCACTGAGTATGATTTGATGGTCTTGTTGGATCAACAGGAAGACTCTTTGTTTCCGAAACCTAACCTCAGTGACAAAATTTTGTTGTTTCAGCACCATTTCATGCTGCGGCATTGCTTATATCAACTTCAAACAAAATACGCCCATCAGGGTCAATATTTTCTCGATCTCAGTTTAACCCGAATAGTTCGCAAGCCCTCCTCAGATGGCGAACAACATTTAAAAGAATATGATTCGCTTAGGGACTACTACTTAGATCTAAATAATTTAAATAAAGAAAGTGCGGCCAGTATCGATGCCATGCTGGATTCATTTTGGAAGCGCCTGGTGAGAGTCAAAGCAGCACCTGAGGCACACCAAACCCTAGGACTTACTGGCCAAGAATCGTTTAAAGAGAAACAGCAGCAATATCGTAAATTAGCGCAGCAACATCATCCTGATAAAGGTGGCGATGCGGAAACTTTTCAGAACATACAGTCAGCGTGGGAAAGCATCAATAAGAGCAAAAGTTGACCGCTTGAAACGATGTTTACCCCAAAAAAGCGTGATACACTTCACTAAAATACGTTAATTTCGGTCTTTACGAATAAAAATAAGAGATTTACATGAAAAAACTCGCTTTGATTCTATGTGCCCTCATACCCAGCCTCAGCATGGCCACGTCTATTTCAGTCATTCACCCCAATCACAGCCCTAGCGAAGTTAAAGCATACAAAATGTTGCAAAACTCGCTCGAAAAAGTCGGGCTAACATGGTCGAGCGAACTGGCCGAGACAGCCGAATTTCCAGATTCTGAGCAAATTAAAGGGCTGGTTTTTCAAGACAGCGAAACACCTCGAATGGCGCAAATCAACGGCAAAGAGTTAGAACGTTGGTATGATTTAGGCGTTGTTCGCCACTTAACGCGTGTTGCCGACCAAAATCGGTGGCGTGAGTTTCTGCCAGACTTTGTCTATAAGCAAATACAACATCGTAGCCAAATTGTAGCCGTACCCAGTGGTTTACACGTTACGAACACCATTTGGGCCAGTAAAAGTATTATTGACCAAACGGGCCTTCCGCTCGATAACTCTTGGGAAAACTTCTTATCGCTATTAGCGGCCATTCAAGCCAATGGTATTAGCCCAATTGCTGTTATAGACATTCCACAATCGGATGCGCTAATTTTTGAATCACTGCTGTTAGCTGAAGTGGGTGCTGAGCCATACAATGCCGTCATGAAAGATTTGGACAGTTCTTCATTGAGAGCCATCGAGCCAGCTTTTGAACGCGTGTTTAAAAAGATGGATCAGCTTAAACCTTACATATTAAGATTGCCCGCGGACTCTCAAAGCTCTCGGCTAGTGGAAGCCATTGTGGCCGGCGAAGCCGCGATGACTTTCCAAGGAACTTGGCTGCAAGGCGCATTCAATTTAAAAGGTCTCATTGCGAATCAGCAATACTACTGTGCCCAGGTACCAGGCCCTAATGAGGGTGTCGTATTTAAGCTGGAAACCTTTGCCGCGCTGGCGACCAATCAAACCGGTGCGCAGCAACATCAAGAAGCGTTTGCGATGCAAGTACTCGACAAAGATACCCAATTTTTATTGAACAACTATTCCGGGGCGTTACCGGTTACCCCGAACACGGGTTTAGAAGCGCTGAATGAATGCAATGCTGAACTCACCGAGCGCATCACTAACGCAACGGCAACGGGTAATATTGTTGGCTCTACAGCCTATGGAATGAACTTACCTATTCCTATTGGCGAAGAAGTACTGTCTATCATTCATGATTACATGAAGTCAGGTTCTTCCGCGGCAGAGACTGCGAATCACCTACGCAAGCGCATGAAATATGGCAGCTTTGTGATCAACTAAGCCCTACAGCAGGGCTTCAAACACAAAAAAGCGCGCTTAAGTATTCCTTAGCGCGCTTTTTTTAGAGTTAAACAAACTGTGTTGTTACTGGTAATAAGCATTTTCCGTAACAGTATGGTCCGTTACGTCACGCACACCTTTTAGCTGCGGTAATCGCTCCAATAACGTCTTTTCAACACCGTCTTTTAGCGTTAAATCCACGGCAGAACAACCTTGACAACCACCGCCAAATTTCAATACTGCAACGCTCTCATCCGTAAGTTCTTCTAGTGTAACTTCACCACCGTGCGAGGCTAAACCTGGGTTAATCTCGGTATACAAAATGTAGTTAACTTGGTCACTCAAAGGGCTGTTTTGATTAACTTTTGGCATTTTGGCATTAGGTGCTTTAATCGTAAGCTGGCCACCCATGCGGT from Reinekea marina includes the following:
- a CDS encoding NAD(+) kinase, encoding MVRSTSYLWYAMSILFTCYDSMTTNNEVMQFTKVGIFGRLDSQSVEKSITKLMQLLQDLNKECQIEHSIANVLTKVQGKAASRQDIGEWADLIIVVGGDGTFLSAARDVAQFEVPMLGVNRGRLGFLTDIMPSQMDRQVRDVFKGEFNTEDRFLLLAQIIRNGKVVGENCALNDVVLHPGKSIRMIEFDLEINGQFVYNQRSDGLIVSTPTGSTAYAMSAGGPLMHPSMDALILVPMFPHSLNNRPLVVGAESNLTIKVDHYNDTPPHVSLDAQNHLTMEQGDELRITKYPKTLTLIHPTEHNYYDICRNKLGWSRKVENEEQDPDL
- a CDS encoding YeaC family protein → MNFDQLAQNMTPDIYSRIRESVELGRWPNGVALTKEQKGLCIEAMLKYEISHNIPEHQRTGYLEQACKSSSESIPTVDVTDDQEASL
- a CDS encoding D-hexose-6-phosphate mutarotase, which encodes MTPLQISKTVQHDQYNELDCLRINNSAACATIFLQGAHITEYSKTQSNNLLFVSKAEPFKATEAIRGGIPICWPWFGPHSTQRNAPAHGFARTRIWQYSLVHESDHRTDILFKLETDGHDIGFPYKATAELLISVGETLAMSLTTTNLGDEPFAISQAMHSYFACENIATVKVTGLTGEQVLDNRNGACKPFPRDFSFYQETDWTVLDKGQPILLSGTGRPAIQLNRLGSRSVVVWNPWLEKASTLSHFQPQEYQSMFCVETTNAGDDTRLIKPKQAHALAMEIQEISAS
- the nfuA gene encoding Fe-S biogenesis protein NfuA: MDIQLNITESAEEYLAGLLEKQPTPGMSVRMFVTQPGTKYAETCLAYCKPGEEKDDDEVVQMSKLLVHLERNSLPYLDEAEVDYAQDRMGGQLTIKAPNAKMPKVNQNSPLSDQVNYILYTEINPGLASHGGEVTLEELTDESVAVLKFGGGCQGCSAVDLTLKDGVEKTLLERLPQLKGVRDVTDHTVTENAYYQ
- a CDS encoding DUF1853 family protein, which produces MNEPFDEQIILNDLRWVTQAPSLLKPHIQIWPSHQFDADSLIANISEQQIQALIDARQRKLGGYFEQLVFTLFSLNDEYQVLAFNQVIDHQGRTLGEMDLLLEHSGGDIIHLELALKFYLWAESTRPSELNWVGAGLTDFFALKLARLAHHQLRLPNLAIANGSWPKLPKPNRSMLWIPGRLYLPKNKRLCQTETQFTDAPWQINPEALTSYWSETTQPKPYLALVKGDWLQGVPTHAERAMRRFQLPMQFAQANHAPIFILPNNWQNDATTVIDNKQSSYDTLTNKQNRSARPIQ
- a CDS encoding DUF2797 domain-containing protein, translating into MTMDMFASHQGSDAIASGLLRKMPVRWSESLPVQYTLLVGENKVPLNEKIGQKIRLEHTGEIRCLHCNEVTKKSFGQGYCYKHFMALAQNDACIMSPEKCHYDQGTCREPEWGERNCMQSHYVYLSNASGLKVGITRGGQIPTRWIDQGATQAMVIARVSTRLLAGLVEVIFKQHVADKTNWRTMLKGTAETLDLAQERDRLVELARPQLDELIAEHGIISVQLLGHGDPFNFEFPVQQYPEKVTSFNFDKDPNVEGTLLGIKGQYLILDTGVINIRRFGGYQVNLY
- the pepN gene encoding aminopeptidase N, whose protein sequence is MRTDTARTIRLKDYKKPDYTIKKTDLTIQIFENYTQVESTLHMHKNPEVVGFPVLQLNGIDQQIQQIQLDELVLTESDYQYEDELLTVQPGKDEFVFKSITHIKPNENTSLEGLYQSGTMICSQCEAEGFRKITFYLDRPDVMSVFTTRIEADAKQYPILLSNGNPVEQGELAGGRHFATWHDPFPKPSYLFAAVAGDLVRHDDVFVTQSGREVSLRIFAEAHNAHKTDFALDSLKRSMAWDEKRYGREYDLDIFMIVASDFFNMGAMENKGLNIFNSAAVLASPETSSDDRFDRIEAIVAHEYFHNWSGNRVTCRDWFQLTLKEGLTVYRDSQFTADTHNATVKRISDVDMLKAAQFSEDAGPNAHPIQPQEYVEINNFYTATVYEKGAEVIGMIHTILGEALFRQGTDLYFETFDGQAATTDDFIGCMEKVSGHDFTQFKRWYVQAGTPNVAVEESFDANAGQYKLTFTQSCRPTPNQPEKRPFVIPVKMALLSEQGKELPISCDGDFNSDTSVLLLKEATTVVTFSGLNAKPVASLFRDFSAPVTVDMALSDQDQMTLATKDSNAFNRTNALQSVFVEVIRKLNADIDSAIPESVDELIKATLGDGSLVDAVKAQMITLPSFAVLRTMFSPINAQALAFAREKLKRHIAVTFAEQWQQLANSLASAQPYEFNAAEAGRRALHGTAISYWVSSGQVEAINFAEALYRAAENQSDRLNGLQAVLSSDDQERSEKLLTHYYRQWKDDTQMVETWLALNAGQKSFDVAQANALMAHEAFDLTNPNKVRSVLGAFASNFEAFHAGEVGNYQFIAEQIVKLDQVNPQVAARFTKVLESWRVFTEDRGVPMKQALEMIVSTDGLSPDVSELAMNALK
- a CDS encoding extracellular solute-binding protein, whose product is MKKLALILCALIPSLSMATSISVIHPNHSPSEVKAYKMLQNSLEKVGLTWSSELAETAEFPDSEQIKGLVFQDSETPRMAQINGKELERWYDLGVVRHLTRVADQNRWREFLPDFVYKQIQHRSQIVAVPSGLHVTNTIWASKSIIDQTGLPLDNSWENFLSLLAAIQANGISPIAVIDIPQSDALIFESLLLAEVGAEPYNAVMKDLDSSSLRAIEPAFERVFKKMDQLKPYILRLPADSQSSRLVEAIVAGEAAMTFQGTWLQGAFNLKGLIANQQYYCAQVPGPNEGVVFKLETFAALATNQTGAQQHQEAFAMQVLDKDTQFLLNNYSGALPVTPNTGLEALNECNAELTERITNATATGNIVGSTAYGMNLPIPIGEEVLSIIHDYMKSGSSAAETANHLRKRMKYGSFVIN
- a CDS encoding DNA-J related domain-containing protein, which gives rise to MKHVNHSPRLLSAIDDILSAYPNGVTEYDLMVLLDQQEDSLFPKPNLSDKILLFQHHFMLRHCLYQLQTKYAHQGQYFLDLSLTRIVRKPSSDGEQHLKEYDSLRDYYLDLNNLNKESAASIDAMLDSFWKRLVRVKAAPEAHQTLGLTGQESFKEKQQQYRKLAQQHHPDKGGDAETFQNIQSAWESINKSKS
- a CDS encoding YIP1 family protein, giving the protein MSNLNSLVDTFASPVVVFNRIKENTLSAWIPLLILVAATAGVSFWYFLSIDLYQFMEASMIMSGQEVNPEELSQILQAEAIIRWSSASIGAVATLVVYLIIALYFFLMSMLVAEDKIGFGRWMAVVAWGSLPSLISLISIAVSYAMVTPGFELFQALDKTSVASIMGLSFDDANFNVLSTLTLGTVWAYVLYGLGFKVLTRCKPITAVVVGVVPALIQFGLMSL